From the Candidatus Tanganyikabacteria bacterium genome, the window CCGCCGCGCTCGCGGCGATGAAGACGACGACCGCCAGCGCCGTCACGAGAGCCTGGTCGAGCGTCCGGGACAGCGAGACTCCCAGGCCCACGTAGCCCAGGGAGGCGGAGATCGCGACGAGGCAGGGAAGCGCCAGCCGCAGGAAGCGGCTTCCCGATCCGTCCGCCCGCAGGTAGGCCATGCCGCCCAGGTCGCGGCCCAGGCCAAGCAGCAGTGCCGCCGCACCCAGCGCACCGCCGGCGAGCGGCCAGGCGACGCCCAGGTGCGCCGGCCGCGGGAGCACCGGGTTGGCGCTGTACAGGTGATCGAGGAGCACCAGCGCCGCCAGGGCCGCGGTGGCGACCAGGGCTCCCTCGCACAGCGCGAGCGCCCAGCCCGCGCGGGCGCGGCGAAAGATTGCGCCGAGAAGCAGGCCGAGCGCCAGCAGGTACTCGATCTCGGCCGGCGGGGGCCCGATCGCAACCATTGCCTGCCGATTGTAGGTCCGGATTCTTGATTCTTGATGAACTGTCATACAATGGGCCCGTGACGGCCGGCGCGATCCTGGCGGGGGGCCGGAGCCGGCGTTTCGGCTCCGACAAGGCGCGCGCGCTGCTGGACGGCGATACCTTCCTGGCTCGGGTCGCCGGTGCCTTGCAGGGTGCCGGCCTCTCCCCGGTGTACGTGGTAGGGGGAGGGGCGGCCGACTTGCCGACCGGCACGACGCACCTGCCTGACCGCTTCCCCGGGGAGGGGCCCCTGGGCGGCGTGCTCACGGCGTTGCTGGCCCACGACGGGGACGTGATCGTGACGGCCTGCGACATGCCACGACTGCAAACCGCCGCCGTGGCCCGGCTCCTGGAGTTCGCCGCTCCCGAACCCGTGTCGCTCGCGATCTGGCGCGGCGCCTACCAGCCGCTCTTCGCCCTTTACCGGCGCGCCGCGGCGCTTTCGCTGGCCGAGGACTTCGCGGCCGGCGAGCGCAGCTTGCTGAACGCCCTGGCCCACCTGCCACTGCGGGAGGTGCCGTTCGCCGACGAGGACCTCTCGCTCACCAACGTCAATCGCCCCGAGGACCTGGCCGGGTGCCCGTGAGGTACGCGTCGCCGATCCCCTTCGGGTTCGGCCAGGAGAAGCCCCGTCACCTGCGCGAGACCCTGGCGGCGCTCTGGGACAATCGCGATCGCCTCGGGTACGCGGCCCGCATCCTGCGAGAGGGCGTCTGCGACGGCTGCAGCCTGGGCCCGCGGGGCCTGGCCGACGACGTCATCCCGGGGCTGCACCTGTGCACGACGCGGCTGCGGTTGCTGCGCCTCAACACGATGGGACCGCTCGATCCGGCGCGACTGCCCGATCTGGCGACCTTGCGCGGCCTGGGAGGCGAGCGGCTCAAGGCTCTGGGGCGCCTCGGGGTGCCGCTCGCGTTTTCGCGGGGCGACGCGCGGCTCCGAACGCTCTCCTGGGACGAGGCGTTGAGCAGGGCTTCCGGAGCGATCGCCGCCGCGGCTGCGGAGCGCACCGGGTACTTCGCCACGTCCCGGGGCCTGACCAACGAGGCTTACTACGCGTTCCAGAAACTGGCCCGCCTGGCGGGTTCCAACCACGTGGACCTGGCCGCGCGGCTCTGCCACGCCGCGAGCGTCGCGGGCCTGGAAGCCACCCTGGGCGTCGGGGCGCCCACCTGCCAGCTTGCGGACTTCATCGGCACCGACCTGCTGGTGGTCTGGGGCTCCAACCTCGCCAACAACCAGCCCGTGACGATGAAGTACCTGCACCACGCCAAGCGGGCCGGCACGCGGGTGGTCGTGATCAACCCTTTCCGCGAGCCGGGCATGGAGCGGTACTGGGTGCCGTCCATCCCCATGTCGGCGCTCTTCGGCACGCGCATCGCCGATGAGTGCTACCAGGTACGGGCCGGGGGTGACCTGGCCTTCTGCGCCGGGGTCCTCAAGCTGTTGATCGAGTGGGACCTGCTAGATCGCGAGTTCATCGACGCGCACACCGCGGGCTTCGAGGCTATGCGCGACGGTCTGGCCGCGCTGGCGTGGGAGGAGATCGAGGCCGCCGCCGGCCTGGGCCGCGATCGCATGGCGGAGTTCGCCCAGGATTACGGCCAGGCCCGATCGGCGGTCTTCGTCTGGAGCATGGGCATCACCCAGCACCCCTTCGGCACGCGCAACGTCCAGGGGATCGTCGACCTGTGCCTGGCGCGCGGCATGATCGGCCGGCCCAGGTGCGGGCTCATGCCGATCCGCGGCCACAGCGGCGTGCAGGGCGGCGGCGAATGCGGCCTGTCGCCGGTGAAGTTCCCGGGCGGCCTGCCCATCACCCCCGAGAACGCGGCGTCCCTGGCCGCCCGATGGGGCGCCCCGGTACCGTCATGGCGGGGGAAGACCTTCGGCGAAATGCTGCAGGCCTGCCACGACGCGCCGTGGGACGTGCTCTACCTCGTGGGCGGGAACCTGTACGAGACTATGCCCGACCCGGAGTTCATGGCGCGCGCCATGGGAAACATCGGCCTGCGCATCCACCAGGACATCGTGCTCAACACCGGCGCACTGCTGGAAGGGCAAGACGTGCTGATCCTGCCCGCCCGTACCCGCTACGAGCAGGAGGGCGGCGGCACCTCGACCAGCACCGAGCGCCGGATCCGTTTCAGCCCGTACATTCCGGGCCACGACGTCGGAGAGGCGCGGCCCGAGTGGTGGATTCCGACCGAGATCGGCCGGCGCGCCCTGGGCGCCGGCATCGCCTGGGCGGCGTCGCCCGAGGCCATCCGCCAGGAGATGGCGGCCGTGATGCCGATCTATGCTGGCATCGAGAAGCTGGCCAAGGCCGGCGATTCGGTGCAGTGGGGCGGGCCCATGCTGTTTCCGGGCGGGCGCTTCGACAAGATGCCCGCCGGCCGGGCCCGCTTCACGCCCCTGGATCTGCCCTCGCGAGTGCCGCCGCCCGGCAAGTTCTGGCTTGCGACCCGGCGCGGGAAGCAGTTCAACACGCTCACCTACGGCGGCAGCGATCCGCTCGTGGGATCCCGCAGCGACGATACCTTCCTGATGAACCCTGCCGACGCGGCCGCCCTGGGCCTGGCCGAGGGGGATCGCATCGTCGTGCGCTCGGACCTGGCGGCCCTGGACGGCGTGGTGCGATTCGCGGACATCCGGGCCGGCAACCTGCAGGGCTACTGGCCCCGTTCGAACCGCCTGATCGCCGCGCGCTACGATCCCGACTCGGGCATGCCCGACTACAACGCCCTGGTGAGCGTGGAAAAAGCGTAGCTGGGTAGATCTAGCGTAGCCATGGCGGGACGTTTCGGGGTCCTGGCGGGCGCCTT encodes:
- a CDS encoding molybdenum cofactor guanylyltransferase is translated as MTAGAILAGGRSRRFGSDKARALLDGDTFLARVAGALQGAGLSPVYVVGGGAADLPTGTTHLPDRFPGEGPLGGVLTALLAHDGDVIVTACDMPRLQTAAVARLLEFAAPEPVSLAIWRGAYQPLFALYRRAAALSLAEDFAAGERSLLNALAHLPLREVPFADEDLSLTNVNRPEDLAGCP
- a CDS encoding FdhF/YdeP family oxidoreductase — protein: MPVRYASPIPFGFGQEKPRHLRETLAALWDNRDRLGYAARILREGVCDGCSLGPRGLADDVIPGLHLCTTRLRLLRLNTMGPLDPARLPDLATLRGLGGERLKALGRLGVPLAFSRGDARLRTLSWDEALSRASGAIAAAAAERTGYFATSRGLTNEAYYAFQKLARLAGSNHVDLAARLCHAASVAGLEATLGVGAPTCQLADFIGTDLLVVWGSNLANNQPVTMKYLHHAKRAGTRVVVINPFREPGMERYWVPSIPMSALFGTRIADECYQVRAGGDLAFCAGVLKLLIEWDLLDREFIDAHTAGFEAMRDGLAALAWEEIEAAAGLGRDRMAEFAQDYGQARSAVFVWSMGITQHPFGTRNVQGIVDLCLARGMIGRPRCGLMPIRGHSGVQGGGECGLSPVKFPGGLPITPENAASLAARWGAPVPSWRGKTFGEMLQACHDAPWDVLYLVGGNLYETMPDPEFMARAMGNIGLRIHQDIVLNTGALLEGQDVLILPARTRYEQEGGGTSTSTERRIRFSPYIPGHDVGEARPEWWIPTEIGRRALGAGIAWAASPEAIRQEMAAVMPIYAGIEKLAKAGDSVQWGGPMLFPGGRFDKMPAGRARFTPLDLPSRVPPPGKFWLATRRGKQFNTLTYGGSDPLVGSRSDDTFLMNPADAAALGLAEGDRIVVRSDLAALDGVVRFADIRAGNLQGYWPRSNRLIAARYDPDSGMPDYNALVSVEKA